agaaaaaaaaatgATATTGTTTGTCTTTACTTCATTTTCATAACAAATGCCACTATTCATTTGTTCTTAGATTTTGTTTTTGCAAAAGCTTCACTTttgtatgcttattcttgcatattttaAAAAGCGCAATTTTTATGCATATTTCGTGCAAATTATGTTAGTGTTTGTTTTAGATTCTGGTTTCCCATTTTCTTTGTTCTTAAATGGTAATAACAATGCCACATATTCATTCTTTCTTTTGTgagtatttttgctttattttttccgGTTTTCTGTTTCTAtgcatttttctttttttatttccttttattggttattttttgtgTGTTTTAGCTTTTTTTTGTtgacttttatttttttctttatgcATTTTTTTGGATGTTGAGTGTGTGTAAATATATGCACACAAGTACTACATGTATACTGTATGTTAGACTATGGAAATTTCACTACTATATGTTTCTTCTTAcatattataaaaagtgaatttttgtatgaatcttgacaaaattttattttaagtttttatttccctttctctcttatttaaaagtaataccaatgacactaattcattccttctttgAAACTTATTTTCTATGTAAATTCTACTAGTATATGTTAGTTCTTGCATAGCTATAAAAAGTGCAATTTATGTGTAAAATATGTGCAAATTTTATCATGGCTTACttttttcattcttttcttcttaaagggtggtaccaatgccactacttcattctttttagaaaatattatatttttgtgtgtttaaatAAGTATACACGCAAGTACTGTAcaacatgtgtgtaaattatagtaGAGTGCCAAATTGCAATATTATATGTTCGTTGCTCGCATATTACTAAAAGTGCAATTTCAGTGCAAAGTTGTGTGCATTTTTTTTctctatttcatttttcttaaaggGGTTCATTATTCCCTAGAAATTTTTATTATTTTCATTctgttttagtttttttattttctttcttcttaaagggtttcattcttccataggaaacttcattattttgattttgatttttttttttaattttctttctttaGAGGCAATACCGATATCATTCCACTATTATTTTATTTACAATTTATCAGAATGATTCTAATAATAAGTTGTCTTGTGTGATGATTACTAGACATAAATATGTTAGAAATATGGGTTCCAATAGCCTCTTCTCTTCCTTCAAAATGATATAGTCACTACGATTGCATTGTGTATAACACATTGTAAAAAATGATATATGTGCATATGTGTATTGTATGCACTATGTAAAAAAAGGTGGGAGTGCACATATAATCGGTAACAATTGCACTGCATATAACACATCGTGTTGTCGTTCGGATAATGGCGGTGACAGGTGTTTTGCTTGTGATTAATTTACGTGCTAATGGCCGGTGCTTAATAAGATTAGCGGTTGACCGTGCATGCATGTGTCCCACCCAGGGGATCGATCTGTCCAGCGTTGTGTCCCCATTCAAGCTTGGCAGAGATCGACTGAAACAAAATTTGTGATCAGTCGATTGACACAAATTTTGTTTCAGTTGACTGATCTACGTACATTATAACTAAGCATGCAGCATTCAGCAAGGTGCAACTCACATTAATCACATTACACACGGTTCCATCGTTTCTCATAACCAGCTTATCCAGGGCACTCCTGCAGTTACATGTACTGCACACATATAAAGAGCTAAGTTAATCCAGGTTTCCACCACACTTCTCGCAAACGAGGGAAAACAACAACGCTTTTACATGTCTTTTCAGTTTTCAGAAAACAAAAGAGGTGTTCAGGTGTTTGTGCAGACTGTTCGATAGTCTAAAGCGTCACTGATACGAACGCACAACTTCTATCTTCCAACTCGATACCAAAAATGTTGCCACCATAATCATACTAGATGGAAAAGAGATGATCTTCCATCGTCCACTTTTTTAACGATCTACATTCGGTCCAGCCAGCTGCCAAGGCTTTCCTGTGAATAGAACTGCAACCCCTGTCACAGTAGACAAGAGACAGACACGATCAGATTTATCATAACAAACATATGGGTACGACCGAAACACAAATAACAAACAATAGGCTTACAGCTACCTGAAGATCATCTATCGGTGTTCCAAGGTCGACACCTTGGAGATCAGGTAATCCATTGAGTAAATACAGGTTATTTTCAAGTCCCCCATCCCTGCCTTGGGAATAGATTGGCCTGTCAAATGTAAGACTCTTTTCATGATCAAAGGAATCCAAAACCTCATGACAGCGCAGGGATTCATCCAAGCTAGTCCCGGCATGAGATGCCACATCAACAGCCTGAGATGCTAAACCACACCATTTCTCAGCTTCATCCACCAGGCTAACACTTTCTTCTTTCTACAGTAAATGGTCAACACACGCGCAATAAGAACACCAACAGAATGACAAACAAATAAACTCAAAACATTTTCACAATCTCAATAAGAATACGATAAAATTTCCAGGATACTGAGAAGTGCTTCCATACTTCCATTGAAAACAATAATCATACAAACTCTAAATCATATATGGGTTATGATTACTATTAATTAGCTTCCAGATCGGCTAGATGCAGATCAACTTTACAAACCTAAACAACAATTGTTTAAACACTGCTGCACTTTCCTTTCTTTCTAAACATACTTAAATTTTATAACATATTATTGGTTTTCTAtcaattatttttttattttctttcttcttttttggaGAAAATCGAATTGTTTTTACTGGTGACTGGTTTAATCAAAGGTTATGTCTACTCTAAATAGCCTTGAGGGAAGTTTGAAGTGCATCAGATGTACCATGTACGACTACCACATCATGCACGTATGACACGTGCTACCGTGTTACAACACGAGAAAAAGACATGATCAGATTTGTCATAACAAACATATGGAAACCACAAGTTACAAACACAAACAAACATGCTTACAGTAATCTGAAGGTCTCTaggtgttccaaggttagcattaTGGAGATCTGAAACCTCATGATGAAGCAGAGATTCAACCAAGCTAGTCCCAGCCTGAGAAGTCACCTCAACATCCTGAGACGCTAAAGAACAACATGCAGTGTTCTCAGCATCATCCGCCAAGCTAACATTTTCTCCTTTCTACAGCAAATGACATATCATAAGCACACAGTTATTAATCTAAAATGGTTAACAAATAAGGCAATCAAAAACATTAGCACACACCAAGAGAATGACATGACACAGATAAGCTCAAACGTATTCACAATCTCAAAAAATTAAGATACGATTTCCAGGATATTGGAATTAGTGCTTTTGTAGTTTCATTGTATAGACTAATCATAAAAACTCTAAATCACGCATGGATAATGATGACTATTAATTGGGTATTTAACTATTCGGGTGAGGACTCCAAAACATGCATATGTTTCCTACCAGTCCATTGCTATTAGCTTCCAAATTGGCTAGATGCAGAACAACTTTAAACTCCTCAGTCACTTAAAGGCTTGCACTGTTATATTTTCTTTTACAAACATACAGGAATTTTATCAAATATTATTGGTCTTCTGCCAATTTTTTTTTTACTGAACTGGCGTCAACTCTGAGGAATTTTATCTGTATTGGGCATATGACTATATGACATCACGCACAGAAATTTCGTCACATGTGACTCATGTGGCAGTGTCGCATGGTGAGTGAAAGACATGACCAGATTTGTCATAACATACGGGCACTACAAATTACAAATACCAAAAGTTACACTTACAGTAATCTGAAGATCTGTAGGTGCTGTTCCAAGGTTGACATTATGGAGATCAGGCAATCCATGAAGCGCACATAGGTTCTTGTTAAGTGTCTCATTCATGAGTTGAGAAAGGATTGGCCTGTCAAATGTACTGTTTTCAAGATCGGAGGAatccaaaacttcatgatgatGCAGAGACTTGTCTAGGCTACAAGTCCCAGCCTCAAGTGCCACCTCAACAGGCTGAGATGATAAAGCACACCATGCAGGGTTCTTAGCATTCTCCGCCAGGCTAACAGTTTCTTCTTCCTACAGTAAATGGCATATCAGATGCACAAACTTTTACTCCAAAATATTCAATAGATCGCGCAATAAAAAAAATAGCAACACACCAACAGAATGACAAGCAGATAAGTGTATTCACAGTCTCAATATGACTAAGAAGCAATTTCCAGGATATTGAGATTAGTGCTTCTGAACTTTTACTGTAAACAATAATCATACAAGCTCTAAATCATATATGGATTATGAATTGGGTATCTGGGTGTGGACTCTAAAATATGGTAATGTTTTTTACCAGGCCACTTCTAATAGCCAAATTAGCTAGATGCAGAATAACTATAAACTTCTCAATTACTTAAAGGCTTGCGCTGTTGCAGTTTCCTTTTTGTAAATACATAAGAATTCTATCAAATAGTATTGACTTTATGCCAATTTTTTACTCTGAAGTGGTTTCAAAAAAGGTTATATTTAATCTGAAAAGTTCACATGTCTGTGATTTACCTGACCGGGATCATTCTGCTCAGTCTCACATGGACTATTCTTTGGGCGACATGGCGGGATCTTTGTCATGGGAGTTTTTGGACAAATACTTGACGTAAATGCATTAGATTCTTCATTAGCCATTTCTGCTTCGGACTTGTCCACCTGCCTTGGCTTCAATTGATAAAATATTTTGGAAACGACAAACTCCCCAACCTTTTCATTTTCTTCTACTCCCAGATGATACTGATGCATCACCCAGTCAGTTTTATCAGGTTTGCCACCTGTTTGTGAACCTTTGTAAAGAACCAATATTTTTTTCCACCCTTTCATAACACCGTTGTCATATACGGGTTTTGATTTACCCGTCTTGTGCCATCTCACATGCTCATCAGAAGTGGTCCGATCACTGTTGCTGATCCTTCGACGCTTGCGCTGGCCACACCCATATGCATTTGAAATACTATGGAAGAAATGGACACTGCTTCCATCTTTGTTTGTTCCTATAAAAATGAACAGGGCCTACTCAAAACATGAATAAACTAAAGAATCCAAAAACAACGTCAAATTGTGAACTAAAGGAATTCCCTACCAGGAAGATTTTCAGGATGTGAATAGCAGATCCCTGCGTCATTCTCCACAGTTGGAATAAACTCATCGATGAACATGTGAGGCTTTGAACCTCCCACACCAATTTTTTGTTCTAAATGTTCGAGCAATTCTAGATCAGACGGATCAAACTTCACACCAGCAGGCAGCCCGGGCCACTGAATAGCAACCTACAAAAAATAAAATGCAGTGAATGTTTTTGTAGAATGTGTAACACTGTACCAACGAATGTGAGCTTAAATGAGTAGCGTTTTGCATGCATCTGTAATGCTGAAGCTTATGTGAGTTAATACAGCTCAAAGCCTTATATTGATGGAACAGGAGAAAGTTGTATAGTATCGACTGTTCCGTATTTCTTTTTTTGCTACCATCTGGAATACATCTATCTTAGAAAGCTACCAGCAAAAGAATAAATAAACTATGAAGTATTCCGATAACATAAGCAGCTTTCCAGTAAGGGTGCACCAAAAAGTCAGAAGAGAAGTTTCCCGTACAAAGTACAAACTTATAAAGGTAGAAGGTGGTCACTAAAATAGTTTACATGTACTTACATCACTGTTATCAATGATATGTTTGCAGTTTGGGCATTCCCTGCATGCTTCTGCACCGACTTCGCTTATCTGGCGATTAGAGCAGTGGGCATTCCTAACTTTCTTGGCAACACCCCTACAAGTTATAAGCCATGACCTGCATTAAAGGAAACACATTGGTGATTAGTAACAAGTCTTTCTCTTTGCAGGGATGATAACAAGTGCTTACATAGCAACATATTAATGTGAACATGATAATGTTATTTATAATGGTCAGTACATAAGACAGTGGTGCTACATGGTAGAAATGAGACTGCAGAACTTCAAGATTAATACGTCAATCAGGAAGGATATGGAAGTAGTGACAATCAGTAAGCTGTGTACAAGACATTGGATATTTCTATTGACGCCCTTTTTTTGACGGGTGAATTGATGCCCTCTTTACACTGTTCTTAGAAAGTGAAACACTGACCAAACACTATTGACTGAACAATGCTAAGAACAGAGTGATGAGACAAACAAGCTATGTGCCGCAACGGAGTTACTGATCATGTGTTGGATATCTGTAGTGGCCAATTAAGCTATAACATAACAGTTATAAGCTTAGACATATTAAGATAGCGAGAACTTCCAATGTCATCACATTGCTCTATCAATGACTCAATGTTACCTGGGCAGGCTTTGCAAATGTACTAAAGTGAACAGGATAATGTTATTTATAAAGGTCAGTACATAAGACAGTGGTGCTACATGGTAAAAATGAGACTGCAGAACTTCAAGATAAATACATCAATCAGGAAGGATATGGAAGTAGTGACAACCAGTAAGCTGTGTAACAAGACATTGGATATTTCTATTGATGCCCTTTTTTTGGCGGGTGAATTGACGCCCTCTTTACACTGTTCTTAGAAAGTGAAACACTGACCAGACACTATTGACTGAACAATGCTAAGAACAGAGTGATGAGACAAACAAGCTATGTGCCGCAACGGAGTTACTGATCATGTGTTGGATATCTGTAGGCCAATTAAGCTATAACATAACAGTTATAAGCTTAGACATATTAAGATAGCGAGAACTTCAAATGTCAACACATTGCTCTATCAATGACTCAATGTACCTGGGCAGGCTTTGCAAATGTACTAATGTGAACAGGATAATGTTATTTATAAAGGTCAGTACATAAGACAGTGGAGCTACATGTTAAAAATGAGACAGTAGCTGCAGAACTTGAAGATATAATACGTCAATCAGGAGCAATATGGAACTATTTGACAGTCAGTAAGCTATGTGTAACAAGACATTGGATATTCCAATTGACGTCCTGTTTACGCTGCTCTTAGAAAGCAAAACATTGACAGGACACTATTGACTGAACAATGCTACATAACAGAGTGATGAGACAAGCAAGCTATGTGCTGCAACCGAGTTAAGCTGATCATGTATTGGGCATCTGTATTGACCAATTAAGCTAGAACATAACTAAGCTTAGAGACCTAATAAGAAAGCGAGCATTTTCAAGCCATCACATTCCTCTATCAATGACTCAATGTATCTGGGCAGGCTTTGCAAATGTACTGCTGCATCGCTACAGGAAAGTTCATTTCCGGAACAATCGACGGACGGTACGTTTCCTCCCTGCCGTCGGAAAGGAGACAATCGAAGAATCGAAACTAGAGTGCTGAAATGTGGGCATCCGGAACAATCAGACAAGCCCTAAGCAACAGTGAACAGAGTACAAGTAACTGAAGAAAGGGGGCGACCTTGCCATCGCGGCCGCGTGTACGGATGACCGATCGGAGGCGACGATCGGCCAGCCCGACGAACCAGGACTCGGGAAACCCTAATcggccggggcggcgcggcgggcgggtGCCTGCTGCTGCCCCTGCTCCGGTCGGTCTCCTCCCCCGCGCTCGCTCTGCTCGGTCCAGTCGTGCCAAGTGGCCtctgctcccccgcctcctcgcTGGTAATGGCGGCAGAGCAGGGCGCGGCTGGAGGAAGGGTCGCGGTAGGAGAGGAGCGGCGAGCGAGGTCGGAAGGGACGGGGACCTGTGTCCGACGCCTCCGCTCCGCGGTTTACTCTCGCTTTTTCGCCTCGGGAAACCCCAAAAACCCCTGCCCCGCTGCCGCACTGGCCGTTGTGGTTTCCTTCCTTGGCAAGCCGAGCGCGGTCCCCCCACACAACACATTAATGCTCCGCTACTGGACTGGACCGCCCGTCTTCTTTCTCTAAATGGCAGCGACGCGGCACATCTCATACGATGTAGCCCAGCCCACCTCGGCCCAAACCAGTTTAAGCTATCTGCTCACAGTTGGGCCCGGACTGTTGATCATATAAGACTGAATTTGCATGTGTCCCATCAATTCCTCTACTTCAATTTTGTGCCACTCAAAAAAGAAAATTCAATTCCTCTGGATTGACCCTGATGttc
Above is a window of Triticum aestivum cultivar Chinese Spring chromosome 6B, IWGSC CS RefSeq v2.1, whole genome shotgun sequence DNA encoding:
- the LOC123137322 gene encoding SUPPRESSOR OF GAMMA RESPONSE 1 isoform X2; this encodes MARSWLITCRGVAKKVRNAHCSNRQISEVGAEACRECPNCKHIIDNSDVAIQWPGLPAGVKFDPSDLELLEHLEQKIGVGGSKPHMFIDEFIPTVENDAGICYSHPENLPGTNKDGSSVHFFHSISNAYGCGQRKRRRISNSDRTTSDEHVRWHKTGKSKPVYDNGVMKGWKKILVLYKGSQTGGKPDKTDWVMHQYHLGVEENEKVGEFVVSKIFYQLKPRQVDKSEAEMANEESNAFTSSICPKTPMTKIPPCRPKNSPCETEQNDPGQEEETVSLAENAKNPAWCALSSQPVEVALEAGTCSLDKSLHHHEVLDSSDLENSTFDRPILSQLMNETLNKNLCALHGLPDLHNVNLGTAPTDLQITKEESVSLVDEAEKWCGLASQAVDVASHAGTSLDESLRCHEVLDSFDHEKSLTFDRPIYSQGRDGGLENNLYLLNGLPDLQGVDLGTPIDDLQGLQFYSQESLGSWLDRM
- the LOC123137322 gene encoding uncharacterized protein isoform X1; its protein translation is MARSWLITCRGVAKKVRNAHCSNRQISEVGAEACRECPNCKHIIDNSDVAIQWPGLPAGVKFDPSDLELLEHLEQKIGVGGSKPHMFIDEFIPTVENDAGICYSHPENLPGTNKDGSSVHFFHSISNAYGCGQRKRRRISNSDRTTSDEHVRWHKTGKSKPVYDNGVMKGWKKILVLYKGSQTGGKPDKTDWVMHQYHLGVEENEKVGEFVVSKIFYQLKPRQVDKSEAEMANEESNAFTSSICPKTPMTKIPPCRPKNSPCETEQNDPGQEEETVSLAENAKNPAWCALSSQPVEVALEAGTCSLDKSLHHHEVLDSSDLENSTFDRPILSQLMNETLNKNLCALHGLPDLHNVNLGTAPTDLQITKGENVSLADDAENTACCSLASQDVEVTSQAGTSLVESLLHHEVSDLHNANLGTPRDLQITKEESVSLVDEAEKWCGLASQAVDVASHAGTSLDESLRCHEVLDSFDHEKSLTFDRPIYSQGRDGGLENNLYLLNGLPDLQGVDLGTPIDDLQGLQFYSQESLGSWLDRM